The following DNA comes from Polyangiaceae bacterium.
GCGTCCCAAGGATCGCTGCCGCGCCGCGTGCACGCGCCCCATGCCGCCTTCGCCCAAGACGCCGTGGACTTCAAGGTCCGTCGCCTCGAGCCCTTGGGTGCTCTGCGGCGTGGTTGCGTCCGAGAATGAGACCGAGATACGCGGCAGCTCTTCCGCGCGCGGCTGCGTCCACGCAGGACTCGTCACCGGGGTCGCAGGTTGCTCGTGGCTGTCAGGGCGAACCGTGACGTCGAAGGCGGATAGCGGCGCCGTCTTCGCGATGCCCAGCTCCGCCCAGCGGGTCTGGAAGGATGCGCGCAGGTCCGCATCGTCGGTCACCACTGCAGCCTAGCGTGTATCGCGCGCCTCCTGTACCCTGGCCGGATGAGTTCGCTTCGCGCTTTGGTGGTCGCGCTGTACGTGCTCGCTAGCGGCTGTGGAGGCGACGAGTTCTCGGATGCGTCCAACGACGCGGGCTCCACGGGCGGCGCGGGGGGCAATGGGGGAGGTGGGGCGGCTGGCGGAGGCGCTACGGGCGGCGGCGCGGGTGCGAGCGGCGGAAGCGGAGTCGGGGGAAGCTCGGGCGGAGGCGCGGGCGCGCCGCCCGACGCCGGGGGCGGCGGCTCGACGTCGAGCTACGCGAGCGAAGTGCTGAAGGATTCGCCCCTGGTCTACTACCGCTTGAACGAAACGAACGGCAGCATAGCCAATGACTCCTCGGGCGCGCCCGTGATCGATGGCAGCTACGCCCCGCAGGGTGTGACCCTCGGCCAGCCGGGGATTGCGCCTGACGACGGGGCAGTCGGCGTCAATCAGGTCGGAAACATCCACGTGCCAGCCACCTCCCTCACGTTTCAAGGAACCGCGAGCTTCAGTCTGGAAGGTTGGTTCAAGCCCTCGGTAGTGGACACGGCACGTCGCCGCCTCATCAGTCGCTTCGCCAATGACATTGGCTACATTTTGGAGCAGTCCAGCACCGAGGGCGTTCGGTTCTTGCGCTACCGAGAAGGTGCCACTGCCGACCTCGCTGCGGGCTCGCCACCGGTGATAGGTACCTACACCCACGTCGTGGCCACCTACGACGGCGCCAGCATCTGTCTCTACGTGAACGGAGCGCAGCAAGATTGCGCGAGCAGCCCCAAGAAAATCCTCCCCGGCGCGAGCGACGTCGTAATTGGTGGCAATGCCTTCCTCGGCGACATCGACGAGGTGGCCATATACGCCCACGCGCTGAGCGCGACGCGAGTCAAAGCGCACTTCGACGCGCGCTGACGCCAGCGGCAGTGCTCGCCGCGGCGTGCAAGCCTGCCTCAACGCGGGACATGGCGAGGCGCGACGCACCTCACGCGCCGCCCCTCAAGGCCGGCGTGGCGTGACGCACGCACCGTCCCCCTCAACGCCGGCACCGTCGCAGAAAAAAAGATCGCCGCTCGTGGGCGGGGGTGGGCCGCGAGGTGCGCATCTCCTGGAAAATCCTAGCGTTATCGTCCCGAATTCCTGACTGAAAGCGATGGCGCATTTGTGGGGAA
Coding sequences within:
- a CDS encoding LamG domain-containing protein, translating into MSSLRALVVALYVLASGCGGDEFSDASNDAGSTGGAGGNGGGGAAGGGATGGGAGASGGSGVGGSSGGGAGAPPDAGGGGSTSSYASEVLKDSPLVYYRLNETNGSIANDSSGAPVIDGSYAPQGVTLGQPGIAPDDGAVGVNQVGNIHVPATSLTFQGTASFSLEGWFKPSVVDTARRRLISRFANDIGYILEQSSTEGVRFLRYREGATADLAAGSPPVIGTYTHVVATYDGASICLYVNGAQQDCASSPKKILPGASDVVIGGNAFLGDIDEVAIYAHALSATRVKAHFDAR